The Stenotrophomonas maltophilia genome segment GCTTCCTCGAATGGGTCCACACCCAGTTCGGCTGGAACGTGCACCTGCCGGCCTGGCTGGCGGCCGGCCCGCACGTGGAAGGCGGCATGATCAACCTGCCGGCGATCATCATCACCTGGCTGGTGGCCGGCATGCTGATGGCCGGCACCAAGGAAAGCGCCACCCTCAACGCCATCCTGGTGGTGTTCAAGCTGATCGCGCTGGCCATCTTCGTGGCCGTGGCCCTGCCCGCCTTCGACAGCGCCAACCTGCAGCCGTTCATGCCGTATGGCTTCGCCAAGTCGATGGGCCCCGATGGCGTCGAGCACGGCGTAATGGCAGCGGCGGCGATCATCTTCTTCGCCTTCTACGGCTTCGATGCGATCTCCACCGCCGCCGAGGAAACCAAGAACCCGGGCCGCGACCTGTCGATCGGCATCATCGGTTCGATGATCGGCTGCACCATCGTCTACGTGCTGGTGGCGCTGGCCGCCGTGGGTGCGATGAGCTACGCCGTGTTTGGCCACAGCGCCGAGCCGCTGGCGCTGATCATGCGCCAGCTGGGCCATCCGACCGCGGCGATGGTGATCGGCGTGATCGCGATCATCGCCCTGCCGACCGTGCTGCTGGCCTTCCTGTACGGCCAGAGCCGCATCTTCTTCGTGATGAGCCGTGATGGCCTGCTGCCGCGTGGCCTGTCCAAGGTCAACGCGCGCACCGGCACGCCGGTGGCGACCACGCTGTTCACCGCAGTGGTGGTGTCGGCGCTGGCCGGTGTGGCGCGCTTGGACGAGATTGCCGCGCTGGCCAACGCCGGTACCCTGGCCGCGTTCACCGCCGTCGGCATCTGCCTGGTGGTGCTGCGCCTGCGCGAGCCGAACCGCGAGCGCACGTTCCGCACGCCGCTGGCCTTCGTGGTCGGCCCGCTGGCCGCGCTGGGCTGCATCTACCTGTTCCTCAGCCTGCCGCACACCACCCAGCTGTATTTCCTGCTGTGGAACGTGGCCGGCCTGGTGCTGTACTTCCTGTACAGCCGTCGCCACGCGCTGATCGCGAAATAACCGGATCGCCGGTAGTGCCGGCCGCTGGCCGGCACCTCACATCCTGTTGATACGGGCAATGCCGGCCAGCGGCCGGCACTACCGCAGGGCGGTCAACCGCCCTGCTTTGCCGCGTAGTCCTGCGCCTGGCGCATCACCCGCAGCAGGTTGCCGCCCCAGATGCCGGCAATCTGCTGCTCGGTGTAACCCTTGCGCAGCAGCCACGCGGTGATCTTCGGCAGCTGGCTGACATCGGGCAGGTCGCTCAGGCCGCCGCCGCCATCCCAGTCCAGGCCGATGCCCACGTGCTCGGGGCCGACCACCTTGAGGATGTGCTCGAAGTGGGCGAAGAAGTCGTCGAGGCTGGCATGGCGCACCGGGTGCTCGTGGTCCAGCACCTGTTCGGCCTTCAGCAGGGCAACCCCCTGCTCAATGCCCATGCCTTCCCAGCCACCCAGCTGCTTGCTCAGCGCTTCCTCGGCCTGCTTGCGCTCGGGTGTCTTCGCCGTGTCGATCAGGTAGCCGCCATAGGCGTTCACCTGGATCACGCCGCCGGCCTTGGCCAGCTTGCGCAGGCGCGCGTCATCAAGATTGCGCGGGTGGTCGTAGACCGCCTTGGCTGAGCTGTGCGACAGCACGAAGGGCACCGGCATCATTGCCAGCAGGTCATCGAACACCGCGTCGGACGCATGCGACTGGTCGATCACGATGCCCAGATTCACCGCCTGCTGCACCAGGCCCTTGCCGGCCGGGCTCAGGCCTTTCCATTCCGCTCCCTTGGGGTCGGTGGCCGAATCGGCGAACTCGTTGTTGGCGAAGTGCACGGTACTGAGCAGGCGCAGGCCGGCACGGTGGTAGAACGAGAGCAGGCTGGGGTCTTCCACCAGCGGGCTGGCGTTTTCCATGCTGATGTAGACCACGCGCTTGCCGGCGGCCTTGATCCGTGCCGCGTCATCGGCGGTCAATGCCAGCGCGAAACGCTCGGGATTGGCGGCCAGCATTTCGCGGATCTCCAGCAGCCGCTGCAGGCCATGGTCACGCTCGGCGAGGTGCGCGGCTGGGCTGCGGTCGCCCTGATCGGTGTAAATCGCCCAGAAGCCACCGTCCAGCGCGCCCTCGACCATGCGCGGGTAGTCCACCTGCGAGAGTGCGTTGCGGTCGTGGCGCTGCTCGATGTCGAAGCCGGTCCGGCCGAAATTGGCCGGCGTATCCAGATGGCTGTCGAGTGTGACCAGGCGCTGCTGCAGGGCCTTGGCGCGGGCCAGTTCCTGTGCGCTGAACTCGATGGCATGAGCCGACAGCGGCGCACACAGCGCCAGGGCAAGCACGACGGACAGGTGGCGCAACGATGGCATGGGCTCTCACCGGCAATGGGAAGAGCCCGACCATAGCGCTGCAGCCGGCAGATTTGTAGAGTCGGGCCGCGCCATCTGATCAATGGGGCGCCATTATCTCGAACGCCCAGGGTCAGCCTGGCAGGAAGTGCTGCATCAGCTGCAGTTCCTCGATGACCGCCATGTATGGCGCGAATCGCGCATCGCCTTCAGCGAAGGCCTGTGCCACTGCCTGTGCGCTGGCCAGGTCCTGCCAGTGCGCGATATCGACGAAGCGATCATCACCGTCCATCGGCGAGAACGGCTGGTAATCGATCAACCCTGGGAACTGGGCGATCACCGCGCGCAGTTGCATGCGCAGTTTGGGCATGTCAGCGCGTGCCTCGGGCTTGACGGTGAACACCGCCAGTTCAAGGACGGACGTACGTGCGTGCATGGGAAGGATTCCGCTGTGGATGAGCGGGCAGTCTGTGCTCCCCCTGCTGCCACCGGGGTGTCAGTGCGCGCGCTGTTCCCAGGCCCGTTGCTGGTGTTGCAGATACGCTTCGAGCGTGACCCAGGCAGGCAACGGCACGTCAACGGCATCGTCCATCGCCTCGATCTGGTCGAGGCGGAAGTCGCGATAGTCCTGCCGCAGCGCGCACCAGCTGCCCAGCGTCCAGTGCTGCCCCCAGTGGAATAAGCCCAGCGGGAACACGCTACGTTGACTGATGTCACCCTGCCGGCTGCGGTAGCGCAGTTGGACGCTGCGGCGGTCGGCGATGGCCGCATGCAGTGGCTGCCAACACCGCAGTGAAACGGGTATGGCACGCAGCGCGCGGGCAGTGCGTGGGCTGGCAGCACGCTCGGGCATCGCCGCCTGCAGCTTGTGCAGCAGCGAACGCGCCGCCGGTTGCAGGTGGCCAGCGCCACTACAGGCCAGCATTTCCACGGCCAGCTGCAGTGCCTCTGCCTCGGCCGCATCCAGGCTCAGCGGGGGCAGTTCGAAACCCGGGTCGAGCCGATAGCCGATGCCCGCCTCGCCGTAGACCGGAATACCGGCCACGGACAGGTCATCGATGTAGCGATAGATGCTACGTACCGACAGGCCCAGCTCCGCCGCCAGCACGGCGGCGGTCACCGGCTGCCGTACACGGATCAGGTTGACCAGCTGGAACAGGCGGTCAGCTTTACGCATGGACCTTTCCCCGGCGATGCCGCAGTGGCCGGCCCACGGCCGGCCGGGCAGGTGTGCCGCGGGTCAGTCGACCACGCGGCAGAACACGGCCTTCAGGTAACGCGATTCCTGCACGTGGGCCATGAACGGATGGTCCGGACCCGCACCAGCGACCTTCAGGATCTGGATCGTGCGGCCGGAGAAATAGGCCGCGCGGCGCAGCATGTCGAGGAACTGGTCCTCGGCCACCAGGCCGGTGCAGGAGAACGTGGCGAACAGGCCGCCCGGCTTGACCACGCCCAGCGCCAGCTTGTTCATGTCCAGGTACTTCTTCAGCGCGGTGATGACCTGGTCGCGGTCGCGGGTCATCTTCGCCGGATCCAGGATCACCACGTCGTACTGCTCGCCGCGGTTGGCGGCGTCGCGCAGCCACGGGAAGATGTCGGACTGGATGAACTTCGGGCGCACGTTGTTCAGGCGCGAATTGCCCTT includes the following:
- a CDS encoding amino acid permease, coding for MSLFRRKSLDSVTVHEAGRRLIPTLSWPHLIALGIGAIVGTGIYTLIGVGANLAGPAVLISFAIAGAVCACAALSYAELSTMMPAAGSAYTYSYSALGEVFAWVVGWSLILEYSLVVSTVAVGWSGYFVGFLEWVHTQFGWNVHLPAWLAAGPHVEGGMINLPAIIITWLVAGMLMAGTKESATLNAILVVFKLIALAIFVAVALPAFDSANLQPFMPYGFAKSMGPDGVEHGVMAAAAIIFFAFYGFDAISTAAEETKNPGRDLSIGIIGSMIGCTIVYVLVALAAVGAMSYAVFGHSAEPLALIMRQLGHPTAAMVIGVIAIIALPTVLLAFLYGQSRIFFVMSRDGLLPRGLSKVNARTGTPVATTLFTAVVVSALAGVARLDEIAALANAGTLAAFTAVGICLVVLRLREPNRERTFRTPLAFVVGPLAALGCIYLFLSLPHTTQLYFLLWNVAGLVLYFLYSRRHALIAK
- a CDS encoding dipeptidase; protein product: MPSLRHLSVVLALALCAPLSAHAIEFSAQELARAKALQQRLVTLDSHLDTPANFGRTGFDIEQRHDRNALSQVDYPRMVEGALDGGFWAIYTDQGDRSPAAHLAERDHGLQRLLEIREMLAANPERFALALTADDAARIKAAGKRVVYISMENASPLVEDPSLLSFYHRAGLRLLSTVHFANNEFADSATDPKGAEWKGLSPAGKGLVQQAVNLGIVIDQSHASDAVFDDLLAMMPVPFVLSHSSAKAVYDHPRNLDDARLRKLAKAGGVIQVNAYGGYLIDTAKTPERKQAEEALSKQLGGWEGMGIEQGVALLKAEQVLDHEHPVRHASLDDFFAHFEHILKVVGPEHVGIGLDWDGGGGLSDLPDVSQLPKITAWLLRKGYTEQQIAGIWGGNLLRVMRQAQDYAAKQGG
- a CDS encoding antibiotic biosynthesis monooxygenase family protein, with product MHARTSVLELAVFTVKPEARADMPKLRMQLRAVIAQFPGLIDYQPFSPMDGDDRFVDIAHWQDLASAQAVAQAFAEGDARFAPYMAVIEELQLMQHFLPG
- a CDS encoding helix-turn-helix transcriptional regulator, which codes for MRKADRLFQLVNLIRVRQPVTAAVLAAELGLSVRSIYRYIDDLSVAGIPVYGEAGIGYRLDPGFELPPLSLDAAEAEALQLAVEMLACSGAGHLQPAARSLLHKLQAAMPERAASPRTARALRAIPVSLRCWQPLHAAIADRRSVQLRYRSRQGDISQRSVFPLGLFHWGQHWTLGSWCALRQDYRDFRLDQIEAMDDAVDVPLPAWVTLEAYLQHQQRAWEQRAH